One window of the Melanotaenia boesemani isolate fMelBoe1 chromosome 14, fMelBoe1.pri, whole genome shotgun sequence genome contains the following:
- the cilp2 gene encoding cartilage intermediate layer protein 1, which yields MLELIKLALLSVLASVALGQGSLRSRVLSDRSRRVAFNVFTDSQTTGVTEWTSWFNIDHPGGNGDYERLEAIRFYYRERVCARPTAMEARTTDWVAAADTGEIVHSSLEKGFWCINKEQPHGRICSNYHVRFQCPPVQSYWTDWSEWGPCSTTVCNDVGIQVRQRKCVSSQAMPLLFVPACQGHHSERRECSTPPCTAKWGPWGRWGMCSVTCGGGRRTRRRTCIRASVAVQCKGRPVEVQKCGKDLCPAKCQLVCTEGRPSEDCSRCVCEGHVLRGDVRSVTGVPVAGASVALASHPKAIRARTDAQGKFRFTGVCASNSTLITISKEKFAPVTVSTSSNITGLSWLQTVLRSAEKPYIVKHPEDKVRYEGGRVLLCCTATGSPAPDKYYWYHNGTLLDRKVYKYKEDLVLRDLKPEQSGEYFCKTSSPAGSIKSSPALLTVIAKGTPACNSTPETHFIRLPMDCVQPGTDSKYYNAARCPHNKCAGSLDFDMRCRDGEGFCCGVQQMESQVIDCGIYSLPIRAVTQCSCQKCVQPTVFVRGRVVTADNDEPLRFGHIYIGKERVGTTGYQGGFTLQITPETHRLVVNFVDPTQRFLDTPKVFIFDKKGGSIYHDVKVMRKQTPIDINAGETNFIDLGEIKGEDPIGQLVIPANSFHKDNGDVYEGTVKASVTFIDPRNITTAAATPGDLNFVDNEGDMLPLRTYGMFSVDFRDDANKEVLGAGAVQVLLDTQHVKMEEHIPKMKLWSLNPDTGVWEEESDFSYSTTTGGGHGRSKREERTFLIGNMEIRERRLFNLDVPENRRCYVKVRAYMSDKFLPAEQLEGVVISLINLEPKPGYSSNPRAWGRFDSVITGPNGACLPAFCDALRPDAYTAYVTAMLGGEELEAAPSAPKMNPNIIGVSQPYLDKIDYQRSDHEDPALKKTAFRINLAKPNQNNLDETNGPIYPYQNLIGCENAPVDANHFRFFRVEKDKYEYNVVPFEENDLTTWTGDYLSWWPNPQEFRACFIKVKIHGQKEVMVRSRNLGGTHPQTKGQLYGIRDIRSTRDMREANTSAACLEFKCSGMLFDQAEVDRSLISVFPQGNCRRIGINSLLQEYLIKHPPVAQNNETHAFSMLAPVDPLGHNYGIYTVTDQNPRVAKEIAIGRCFDGTSDGFSREMKSDSGVALTYSCPVRKINRESLFQRLQTNPGQTLSQIAREMRELQGQQVQRSSTQVVAYPSEQQGRTQSRRVSSTPRRRASVRAQQRQ from the exons ATGCTGGAATTAATTAAACTGGCACTTCTCTCTGTCCTGGCCTCGGTGGCTCTGGGTCAAG gATCTTTGAGGAGCAGGGTCCTGtcagacagaagcagaagaGTGGCCTTTAATGTGTTCACAGACTCCCAGACAACAG GTGTGACTGAGTGGACGTCTTGGTTCAACATCGACCATCCTGGTGGGAATGGAGACTACGAGCGTCTGGAGGCAATTCGTTTCTACTACAGGGAGAGAGTATGTGCGCGGCCTACAGCCATGGAAGCACGCACGACAGACTGGGTGGCAGCTGCAGACACCGGAGAAATAGTCCACTCCAGTTTGGAGAAGGGCTTCTGGTGCATTAACAAAGAACAACCACACGGCCGCATCTGTTCCAACTACCACGTTCGCTTTCAGTGTCCCCCAG TGCAGAGCTATTGGACTGACTGGAGCGAGTGGGGCCCCTGTTCAACCACGGTTTGTAATGATGTGGGAATCCAGGTTCGGCAAAGGAAGTGTGTCAGCTCTCAGGCCATGCCTCTCCTGTTTGTTCCAGCCTGTCAGGGCCACCATTCAGAAAGGAGGGAGTGCTCCACCCCTCCATGTACAG CCAAGTGGGGTCCATGGGGTCGCTGGGGGATGTGTTCAGTGACCTGTGGTGGAGGTCGCAGGACTAGGAGACGGACCTGCATAAGGGCCTCAGTAGCAGTTCAGTGTAAAGGACGGCCTGTTGAAGTACAAAAATGTGGAAAGGATCTATGTCCAG CAAAATGCCAGCTTGTATGCACTGAAGGCCGTCCCAGTGAGGACTGCAGCCGCTGTGTGTGCGAGGGCCATGTTCTGCGTGGGGACGTCCGCAGCGTGACTGGAGTCCCTGTGGCTGGAGCCAGCGTGGCTCTGGCCAGCCATCCCAAAGCCATTCGTGCTCGTACAGATGCCCAGGGGAAGTTCAGGTTCACCGGAGTCTGTGCCTCCAACTCAACATTGATCACCATCAGTAAAGAAAAGTTTGCCCCAGTCACTGTTTCTACATCCAGTAACATTACAGGCTTGTCCTGGTTACAGACCGTCCTCAGATCAGCCG aaaagccaTACATTGTGAAGCACCCAGAGGACAAAGTGCGCTATGAGGGAGGACGGGTGCTGTTGTGTTGCACTGCAACGGGATCACCAGCACCTGACAAATATTACTG GTACCACAATGGAACACTGCTGGACAGGAAGGTGTATAAGTATAAGGAGGATCTCGTACTGCGAGATCTGAAGCCTGAGCAGTcaggagagtatttctgcaaAACCAGCAGTCCTGCAGGCAGCATCAAGTCCTCTCCAGCTCTCCTGACTGTGATCG CTAAAGGAACACCAGCATGTAATTCTACACCTGAAACACACTTCATCAGACTGCCGATGGACTGTGTTCAACCAGGAACTGACTCCAAGTACTACAACGCTGCCCGCTGCCCTCACAACAAATGTGCTGGTTCGCTTGACTTTGATATGCGTTGCAGAGATGGAGAAGGATTCTGCTGTGGGGTCCAGCAGATGGAGAGTCAAGTTATTGACTGCGGTATCTACAGTCTTCCAATCCGAGCTGTAACACAATGCAGTTGCCAGAAGTGCGTGCAGCCGACTGTGTTTGTTCGTGGCAGAGTCGTCACAGCTGATAATGATGAGCCTCTGCGTTTTGGGCACATCTACATTGGTAAAGAAAGAGTAGGCACGACTGGATACCAAGGAGGCTTCACTTTGCAAATTACTCCTGAAACTCATAGGTTAGTGGTTAATTTTGTTGACCCAACTCAGCGGTTTCTTGATACTCCAAAAGTGTTTATCTTTGACAAGAAAGGTGGATCCATCTATCATGATGTGAAAGTGATGAGAAAGCAGACACCTATTGATATCAATGCTGGAGAGACCAATTTTATTGACTTAGGAGAAATTAAAGGAGAGGATCCAATAGGACAACTGGTCATTCCTGCCAATTCTTTTCATAAAGACAATGGAGATGTTTATGAGGGGACTGTTAAAGCCAGTGTCACATTTATTGACCCAAGAAACATCACTACAGCAGCTGCAACTCCTGGTGACCTGAACTTTGTGGACAATGAGGGTGATATGCTCCCTTTGAGGACCTATGGCATGTTTTCTGTGGACTTTAGAGATGATGCCAACAAGGAGGTACTTGGAGCTGGAGCAGTTCAAGTCCTCCTAGACACACAGCATGTTAAAATGGAAGAGCACATACCCAAAATGAAGCTCTGGTCTTTAAACCCAGACACTGGGGTTTGGGAGGAGGAGAGTGACTTCTCCTACAGCACAACAACTGGAGGTGGCCATGGACGGAGCAAGCGTGAGGAGCGCACATTTCTCATTGGTAACATGGAGATTAGAGAACGCAGACTCTTCAATTTAGATGTGCCTGAAAACAGGCGCTGCTATGTCAAAGTCCGTGCATACATGAGTGACAAATTTCTACCTGCTGAACAACTGGAGGGTGTTGTAATCAGTTTGATAAACTTGGAGCCCAAACCTGGCTATTCATCTAATCCTAGGGCATGGGGACGCTTTGACAGTGTCATAACTGGACCCAATGGAGCCTGTTTACCTGCTTTCTGTGATGCCTTGAGGCCCGATGCTTACACAGCTTATGTTACAGCAATGCTAGGTGGAGAAGAGCTGGAGGCAGCTCCTTCCGCCCCAAAGATGAATCCAAACATCATTGGAGTCTCTCAGCCCTACTTAGATAAAATAGATTACCAGCGGTCAGATCACGAGGATCCAGCTCTTAAGAAAACAGCCTTCAGAATCAATTTAGCAAAGCCTAACCAAAACAATCTTGATGAAACTAATGGACCCATATATCCATATCAGAATTTAATAGGTTGTGAAAATGCACCTGTGGATGCAaatcattttagattttttagaGTGGAAAAGGACAAATATGAATACAATGTTGTTCCCTTTGAGGAGAATGACTTGACAACCTGGACAGGAGACTACCTCTCTTGGTGGCCAAACCCCCAGGAGTTCAGAGCATGCTTCATCAAAGTCAAGATTCATGGACAAAAGGAGGTGATGGTCAGGTCGAGGAATCTAGGAGGAACACATCCACAGACAAAAGGCCAACTTTATGGCATTAGAGACATTCGGAGTACTCGTGACATGCGAGAGGCCAACACCTCGGCTGCCTGTCTTGAATTCAAATGTAGTGGCATGCTCTTTGACCAAGCAGAGGTGGACAGATCCCTAATATCAGTTTTTCCACAGGGCAACTGTCGCAGGATTGGTATCAACAGCCTCCTACAAGAGTATCTCATTAAACACCCACCGGTTGCTCAAAATAATGAGACACACGCATTTTCCATGTTAGCTCCTGTTGATCCTTTGGGACACAACTACGGCATTTACACAGTCACAGACCAGAACCCCAGGGTGGCCAAAGAGATTGCGATTGGGCGCTGCTTTGATGGCACCTCAGACGGTTTCTCCAGAGAGATGAAATCAGACTCTGGGGTGGCACTGACCTACAGTTGTCCTGTGAGGAAAATTAACAGGGAAAGTCTTTTCCAGCGTCTGCAGACTAACCCGGGTCAAACATTGTCTCAGATAGCGAGGGAGATGAGGGAGTTGCAGGGTCAGCAGGTGCAGAGATCATCCACCCAGGTGGTGGCTTATCCTTCAGAGCAGCAGGGCAGGACCCAGAGTCGTAGAGTTAGCTCTACACCCAGGAGAAGAGCATCTGTGAGAGCACAGCAGCGCCAATAG